One genomic window of Streptomyces spiramyceticus includes the following:
- a CDS encoding DUF1707 and FHA domain-containing protein, translating to MTSSFEFHTYPARLSDAERDRALGMLREGAAQGKLSHDTFVRRMELALTARRSDELAVLTADLETDGRWSRALFAAVGRASAFSVRLRRAWQSERLPKLLFPVPGPYPLRIGRDPANGLRLSHETVSRVHAELSAQGDRWILRDLGSTNGTSVNGRRVTGAVLVRDGDQVSFGRMSFRLSSR from the coding sequence GTGACGTCCTCCTTCGAGTTCCACACGTATCCCGCGCGGCTGTCCGACGCCGAGCGCGATCGTGCCCTCGGGATGCTCAGAGAAGGGGCGGCCCAGGGCAAGTTGTCGCACGACACCTTCGTGCGCCGCATGGAACTCGCCCTCACCGCCCGCAGGTCCGACGAACTGGCCGTGCTCACCGCCGACCTGGAGACCGACGGCCGCTGGTCGCGGGCGCTGTTCGCCGCGGTGGGACGCGCATCGGCCTTCTCCGTGAGGCTGCGCAGGGCGTGGCAGTCGGAGCGGCTGCCGAAGCTGCTGTTCCCCGTACCCGGACCGTATCCGCTGCGCATCGGGCGTGATCCGGCGAACGGACTGCGGCTCAGCCACGAGACGGTCTCGCGCGTGCACGCCGAACTGTCGGCGCAGGGCGACAGGTGGATCCTGCGCGACCTCGGCTCGACCAACGGGACGTCCGTCAACGGGCGCCGGGTCACGGGAGCCGTGCTGGTACGGGACGGGGACCAGGTGAGTTTCGGGCGGATGAGCTTCCGGCTCTCCTCGCGCTGA
- a CDS encoding MMPL family transporter: protein MAVRGQPVTVGIARWCATHPWRAIVGWLLFLVVCVGAGSAVGTNKGQFSDFWIGEAGRAEAIAADAGLTPPPVERVLITADRGKGGKPGAAAEDAARDVQRRMKDLPAVVSVAGPKAARNGSALMVAVTLRGDKETAKKDVDALLKQTEAVRSEHRDLRIEQTGSASLSNGVNDKQGQDLQRTEAISLPVTFIILFVVFGAVLAAGIPVILAVFAFAGAVGLYSLASWITPDAGGAALSVIFMMGMAVGVDYSLFYLKRAREERERTGGTISHAAAVELAAATSGRAIFDSGLAVAFALGGLYLMDDVIFSSIASGAILVTLVAVAGSLTVLPALLARLGHRTDGRRGRRRTARRAPEQSRMWSAMLRPVMRRPLVTLLVGLAATAALALPTLGMKLGTEGKDTFPDSVAAVATYERLTAAYPADGIAHLVLVRSDAAHAEQAKAALRKLADRTRGNELFAQDGAPQLRTSQDGRAAMLTLPVPYAENGPEADRSLALLRDELLPATVGKVAGTEAAVSGEIAYGADYAAHQEERLPWVILFVSLTTLAITYAAFRSVVMAVLSVLLNLAAVMVSWGALTLVFQGTWAEGPLGFDSTGFVGSRTPLMVFAILVGLSTDYQIFVVSRIKEAVRRGIPTREAVVDGIAGSASVVTSAAVIMVSVFVSFLFIDRIEMKQIAVGLTVAVLFDAVVLRALILPSAMALLGDSCWWSPWSAAPGRRT, encoded by the coding sequence ATGGCGGTCAGAGGTCAGCCGGTCACCGTCGGAATCGCGCGATGGTGCGCCACACATCCATGGCGGGCCATCGTCGGCTGGCTGCTGTTTCTCGTCGTGTGCGTCGGTGCGGGCAGCGCGGTGGGGACGAACAAGGGGCAGTTCTCCGACTTCTGGATCGGTGAGGCGGGGCGGGCCGAGGCCATCGCCGCCGACGCCGGGCTCACGCCCCCGCCCGTCGAGCGCGTGCTGATCACGGCGGACCGCGGAAAGGGGGGCAAGCCCGGCGCCGCCGCCGAAGACGCCGCGCGTGACGTGCAGCGGCGGATGAAGGACCTGCCCGCCGTCGTCTCGGTCGCCGGGCCGAAGGCCGCGCGGAACGGCTCCGCGCTCATGGTCGCCGTCACCCTGCGCGGCGACAAGGAGACCGCCAAGAAGGACGTCGACGCGCTGCTGAAGCAGACGGAGGCGGTACGGAGCGAGCACCGGGACCTGCGGATCGAGCAGACCGGCAGCGCGTCCCTCTCCAACGGGGTCAACGACAAACAGGGCCAGGACCTTCAGCGGACCGAGGCGATCAGCCTGCCGGTCACCTTCATCATCCTGTTCGTCGTCTTCGGGGCGGTCCTCGCAGCCGGCATCCCGGTGATTCTCGCGGTCTTCGCCTTCGCCGGCGCGGTGGGCCTCTACAGCCTCGCGTCCTGGATCACACCCGACGCGGGCGGCGCGGCGCTCAGCGTCATCTTCATGATGGGCATGGCCGTCGGCGTCGACTACTCGCTCTTCTATCTCAAGCGGGCCCGCGAGGAGCGCGAGCGTACGGGTGGCACGATCAGCCACGCCGCAGCCGTCGAACTGGCCGCCGCCACCTCGGGCCGGGCCATCTTCGACTCGGGTCTTGCCGTCGCTTTCGCACTCGGCGGCCTCTACCTGATGGACGACGTGATCTTCTCGTCGATCGCCTCCGGGGCGATCCTGGTCACCCTCGTCGCGGTGGCAGGATCGCTGACCGTACTGCCCGCGCTGCTCGCCAGGCTCGGGCACCGTACGGACGGCCGCCGGGGCAGGCGCCGCACGGCTCGCCGCGCCCCGGAGCAGAGCCGGATGTGGTCCGCCATGCTGCGGCCGGTCATGCGCAGGCCGCTCGTCACGCTGCTCGTCGGTCTCGCCGCCACGGCGGCCCTCGCCCTGCCCACGCTCGGCATGAAGCTCGGCACCGAGGGCAAGGACACGTTCCCCGACAGCGTGGCCGCCGTGGCGACGTACGAGCGTCTGACGGCCGCCTATCCGGCCGACGGGATCGCCCACCTCGTTCTCGTACGGTCCGACGCGGCCCATGCGGAGCAGGCGAAGGCCGCCCTGCGGAAGCTCGCCGACCGGACCAGGGGCAATGAACTCTTCGCTCAGGACGGGGCGCCGCAGTTGCGCACCTCGCAGGACGGGCGCGCGGCGATGCTGACCCTGCCCGTCCCCTACGCCGAGAACGGCCCCGAGGCGGACCGCTCCCTGGCACTGCTGCGCGACGAGCTCCTGCCGGCGACCGTCGGCAAGGTGGCCGGCACCGAGGCGGCCGTCAGCGGGGAAATCGCCTACGGCGCGGACTACGCGGCACACCAGGAGGAGCGGCTGCCCTGGGTGATCCTCTTCGTGTCGCTGACGACGCTGGCCATCACGTACGCCGCCTTCCGGTCCGTCGTCATGGCCGTGCTGAGCGTGCTGCTCAACCTGGCCGCCGTGATGGTCTCCTGGGGTGCGCTGACCCTGGTCTTCCAGGGCACCTGGGCGGAAGGGCCGCTCGGTTTCGACTCCACCGGATTCGTCGGATCGCGTACGCCGCTGATGGTCTTCGCCATCCTGGTCGGCCTCTCCACCGACTACCAGATCTTCGTGGTCAGCCGGATCAAGGAAGCCGTCCGGCGCGGCATACCGACCCGCGAGGCCGTGGTGGACGGAATCGCCGGCTCCGCGAGCGTCGTCACCAGCGCCGCCGTCATCATGGTGTCGGTCTTCGTCAGCTTCCTCTTCATCGACCGCATCGAGATGAAGCAGATCGCCGTGGGCCTCACGGTGGCAGTGCTGTTCGACGCTGTGGTGCTGCGGGCGCTGATCCTGCCGTCGGCGATGGCGCTGCTCGGAGACAGCTGCTGGTGGTCGCCGTGGAGCGCCGCGCCGGGGCGCAGGACTTAG